A region from the Schistocerca serialis cubense isolate TAMUIC-IGC-003099 chromosome 1, iqSchSeri2.2, whole genome shotgun sequence genome encodes:
- the LOC126418642 gene encoding piggyBac transposable element-derived protein 4-like, producing MLDSSLPAKIMKRDRFRSIYFMLHVNNNDNYVRRGQPNHYPIHKIRPFFDNFVLKSKNSFSPGENLTVDEGVCPFRGRIRFRVCIKNKPSRYGIKFFILSDSATGYVLNCEVYTGAGEKDNSVDSVVLRLCNSYLRKGHTLYMDRFYTSVKLFEKLFDEGTSAVGTVMRNRRGLPQEFKQNKLRRGEIVFKRKNSVLALHWKDTRDVFALSTKHRMTSSVTKTKSKAGMVEKLKPDLILDYNKNKTGVDHGDQLVTYYYFQRRTMKWWKKVFLHVFMMCVVNSYILYKKLRPVSHKRTSLFTFMVNLGKQILEKSGEVFNENEKQGSAANRLTARHFPTHVPSTTSKKYASRYCIVCSEKGARSTGKRVRRETRWWCEECNV from the coding sequence ATGCTAGATTCCTCCTTACCTGCAAAAATCATGAAAAGAGACAGATTTAGGTCAATTTACTTTATGCTTCATGTAAATAACAACGACAATTATGTACGAAGGGGTCAACCAAACCATTATCCTATACACAAAATCCGACCTTTTTTTGATAACTTTGTACTGAAAAGCAAGAACAGTTTTTCTCCTGGCGAGAATCTCACAGTTGATGAAGGTGTATGTCCATTCAGAGGGAGAATTCGATTTCGAGTATGTATCAAGAACAAACCGAGCAGGTATGGTATAAAATTTTTCATTCTAAGTGATTCAGCAACAGGATATGTTTTGAACTGTGAAGTATACACTGGTGCAGGTGAAAAAGACAACAGTGTAGATTCAGTGGTGCTACGTTTGTGCAACAGTTATCTTCGTAAGGGTCATACATTGTACATGGACCGCTTTTATACTTCTGTAAAATTATTTGAAAAGTTGTTTGATGAGGGCACATCTGCTGTTGGCACAGTAATGAGAAACAGAAGAGGCCTACCACAGGAATTCAAACAGAATAAACTAAGAAGAGGTGAAATCgtattcaagagaaaaaattccGTGCTAGCACTTCACTGGAAAGATACTAGGGATGTGTTTGCCCTTTCTACCAAACATAGAATGACAAGTAGTGTTACTAAGACAAAATCCAAGGCTGGAATGGTAGAAAAACTGAAGCCTGATCTCATACttgattataataaaaataaaactggtgtTGATCATGGAGATCAGCTGGTGACCTACTATTATTTTCAACGACGAACAATGAAATGGTGGAAAAAGGTATTTCTTCATGTATTTATGATGTGCGTGGTCAATTCTTACATTCTGTACAAGAAACTTCGGCCTGTCTCTCACAAACGAACCAGCTTGTTTACTTTTATGGTGAACCTGGGaaaacaaatactggagaaatccgGCGaagttttcaatgaaaatgaaaagcAGGGTTCAGCAGCAAACAGGCTAACAGCAAGGCATTTCCCCACtcacgtcccatcgacaacaagcAAGAAATATGCATCAAGATATTGCATTGTTTGCTCTGAGAAGGGCGCACGGAGTACTGGCAAACGAGTGAGAAGGGAGACGAGATGGTGGTGTGAAGAATGTAATGTATGA